A single region of the Lacerta agilis isolate rLacAgi1 chromosome 9, rLacAgi1.pri, whole genome shotgun sequence genome encodes:
- the CISD2 gene encoding CDGSH iron-sulfur domain-containing protein 2 codes for MVLDSLARIIKVQLPAYLKRLPLPESVGGFLRLTVSEWLRLLPFLGVLALLGYLAIRPFLPKKKQQKDSLINLKIQKENPKVVNEINIEDLCLTKAVYCRCWRSKTFPVCDGSHKKHNESTGDNVGPLILKKKEV; via the exons ATGGTGTTGGACAGCTTGGCTCGCATCATTAAAGTGCAGCTGCCCGCTTACCTGAAGCGCCTCCCGCTGCCCGAGAGCGTCGGCGGCTTCCTCAGGCTGACAG TTTCAGAATGGCTGCGGTTATTGCCTTTCCTGGGTGTCCTTGCTCTGCTCGGATACCTTGCTATTCGTCCATTCCTCCCcaagaagaagcagcagaaggataGCTTGATCAATCTCAAGATCCAGAAGGAGAACCCCAAAGTAGTGAACGAAATCAACATTGAGGACCTTTGTCTCACGAAGGCAGTGTATTGCAGGTGCTGGCGCTCAAAAACG TTCCCTGTCTGTGATGGCTCCCACAAGAAGCACAACGAGTCGACAGGAGATAATGTGGGCCCATTAATACTCAAAAAGAAAGAAGTCTAG